The proteins below come from a single Asanoa ferruginea genomic window:
- the msrA gene encoding peptide-methionine (S)-S-oxide reductase MsrA, which yields MFLRRMKSDLPAPGQALPGRPLGMPVADRHVVLGTPMVGPWPEGAQVAVFGMGCFWGAERLFWTLPGVISTAVGYAGGQTANPTYEEVCSGRTGHTEAVQVVYDPSKIAYEDLLKVFWENHDPTQGMRQGNDVGTQYRSTIYVTTDEQLAVAESSREAFAPIVKAAGHRDITTEIGKLDTFYYAEDYHQQYLSDSKNPYGYCNHGPNGMTCPVGVAKTA from the coding sequence GTGTTCCTGCGTCGAATGAAGTCCGATCTGCCCGCCCCGGGGCAGGCCCTGCCGGGCCGCCCGCTGGGGATGCCCGTCGCCGACCGGCACGTCGTGCTCGGCACGCCGATGGTCGGCCCGTGGCCGGAGGGTGCGCAGGTCGCCGTCTTCGGCATGGGCTGTTTCTGGGGTGCTGAGCGCCTGTTCTGGACGCTGCCCGGCGTGATCTCGACGGCGGTCGGCTACGCGGGCGGTCAGACCGCGAACCCGACCTACGAGGAGGTCTGCTCCGGCCGCACGGGCCACACCGAGGCCGTCCAGGTGGTCTACGACCCGAGCAAGATCGCGTACGAGGATTTGTTGAAGGTCTTCTGGGAGAACCACGACCCGACCCAGGGCATGCGCCAGGGCAACGACGTGGGCACCCAGTACCGCTCGACGATCTACGTGACCACCGACGAGCAGTTGGCGGTGGCGGAGTCGTCCCGCGAGGCGTTCGCCCCGATCGTGAAGGCCGCCGGCCACCGCGACATCACCACGGAGATCGGCAAGCTGGACACCTTCTACTACGCCGAGGACTACCACCAGCAGTACCTGTCGGATTCGAAGAACCCCTACGGCTACTGCAACCACGGCCCCAACGGCATGACCTGCCCGGTGGGCGTGGCGAAGACGGCCTGA
- a CDS encoding glycoside hydrolase family 16 protein — MLRPRTLIAAAAAAALVATALTVPLFAGPASAAPAPGPLVWSDEFNGPSGSAVDQSKWRFDIGGSGWGNNEQQYYTNSTRNAAMDGAGNLVITARRENPANYQCHYGTCQYTSARLLTAATFTRTYGRFEARMKIPRGQGIWPAFWMLGTPVNWPTSGEIDIMENIGREPNQVHGTIHGPGYSGAEGIGAGYSIGQPFADGFHTFAVDWSPNLLIWYVDGNEYQRRTPADLGGDRWVFDHPFFMIMNVAVGGYWPGYPDGSSTYPQTMTVDYVRAYAQPGGTTPPPTGGGGRITGIGGKCVDVAGANPANGTAVQLWDCNGTTAQQWTWAGDGSVRALGKCLDVPSGSTANGAKLQLWDCNGSGAQRWTFSGANDIVNPQSNKCMDATGNSSANGTRLQIWDCGGGANQKWSRS, encoded by the coding sequence GTGCTCCGTCCCCGCACCTTGATCGCGGCCGCGGCGGCCGCCGCGTTAGTGGCAACGGCGTTGACCGTGCCACTCTTCGCCGGCCCCGCGAGCGCGGCACCAGCACCCGGGCCACTGGTCTGGTCCGACGAGTTCAACGGACCTTCCGGCAGCGCCGTCGACCAGTCGAAGTGGCGCTTCGACATCGGCGGCAGCGGGTGGGGCAACAACGAGCAGCAGTACTACACCAACAGCACCCGCAACGCCGCCATGGACGGTGCGGGCAACCTGGTGATCACCGCGCGCCGGGAGAACCCGGCCAACTACCAGTGCCACTACGGCACCTGCCAATACACGTCGGCCCGGCTGCTCACGGCGGCGACGTTCACCCGCACGTACGGCCGGTTCGAGGCACGCATGAAGATCCCCCGCGGCCAGGGCATCTGGCCGGCGTTCTGGATGCTGGGCACGCCGGTCAACTGGCCGACCAGCGGCGAGATCGACATCATGGAGAACATCGGCCGCGAGCCCAACCAGGTGCACGGCACCATCCACGGCCCCGGCTACTCGGGCGCGGAAGGCATCGGCGCCGGCTATTCCATCGGCCAGCCGTTCGCCGACGGCTTCCACACCTTCGCCGTCGACTGGTCGCCCAACCTGCTCATCTGGTATGTCGACGGCAATGAATACCAGCGCCGCACGCCCGCCGACCTCGGCGGCGACCGCTGGGTCTTCGACCACCCGTTCTTCATGATCATGAACGTGGCGGTCGGCGGCTACTGGCCGGGCTACCCCGACGGTTCGAGCACCTACCCGCAGACGATGACGGTCGACTACGTCCGCGCGTACGCCCAGCCCGGCGGCACCACCCCGCCACCGACCGGCGGCGGTGGCCGGATCACCGGCATCGGCGGCAAGTGCGTCGACGTCGCCGGCGCGAACCCGGCAAACGGCACCGCGGTGCAGCTCTGGGACTGCAACGGCACGACCGCGCAGCAGTGGACCTGGGCCGGCGACGGCTCGGTGCGGGCGCTCGGCAAGTGCCTGGACGTGCCGTCCGGTTCGACCGCCAACGGCGCCAAGCTCCAGTTGTGGGACTGCAACGGCAGTGGTGCGCAGCGGTGGACGTTCAGCGGGGCCAACGACATCGTCAACCCGCAGTCCAACAAGTGCATGGACGCCACCGGCAACAGCTCAGCGAACGGCACCCGACTGCAGATCTGGGACTGCGGCGGCGGTGCCAACCAGAAGTGGTCGCGCAGCTAG
- a CDS encoding substrate-binding domain-containing protein: MGKHAARIGVARWTVLALLLLGLPALVAAGLIVVRGDGWSALSPGNSACDRKLKVVTASSFAPVLSALSARLAKTDSCVRMDIVVADGRAAPDTVRQTGADLWIPDDTSWVGTAPDLGLARLGPDNTIGTGGAGTVLADSPIYMVTDAPTAAKLRTAGDSWLALATLLDKDPTVRLAVREPGTSGDGMVGAGSMAETIWTGQGMDASAQVLSRAFKKTRTVRGGDLALPRLPGEVGLVAEYSLVPQLTKVAAGGAVLAGKDWRVALRYTWFPTTAALADDDRAAALARLLEALGSADGTEAITAAGLRAPRSAEPDEPPPGAEELPTLASRPMPFLGAHHVDHVLATWYAEDRQTDLLVVVDVSGSMGDPAPGSKQPLIKLVAEGCQSLEGLLPDDSRLGLWEFGTQLDPPRDYHELLPAESLTPSHRDATLEACKKLNTHSSGTGLYETILAAYKSAQDNARKDVPNRVLLFTDGRNDDKGSKLTLDGLSAALKSTADETRPVSLSVVVFGAGESTKESSAKLEKALEPAQGYVDTLSTADEVSAVFIHVAAGGLHG; this comes from the coding sequence ATGGGGAAGCACGCGGCCCGCATCGGGGTGGCTCGCTGGACCGTGCTCGCGCTTCTGCTGCTCGGGCTGCCGGCGCTGGTCGCCGCCGGCCTGATCGTGGTGCGCGGCGATGGGTGGTCGGCTCTGTCGCCGGGCAACTCGGCGTGCGACCGCAAGCTCAAGGTGGTCACCGCGTCGTCGTTCGCCCCGGTGCTGTCCGCCCTGTCGGCGCGGCTCGCCAAGACCGACAGCTGCGTCCGGATGGACATCGTGGTCGCCGACGGCCGGGCCGCACCCGACACCGTCCGGCAGACCGGCGCCGACCTCTGGATCCCCGACGACACCTCGTGGGTCGGCACCGCGCCCGACCTGGGCCTGGCCCGGCTCGGCCCCGACAACACGATCGGCACCGGCGGCGCCGGCACCGTGCTCGCGGACAGCCCGATCTACATGGTCACCGACGCACCGACCGCGGCGAAGTTGCGCACCGCCGGCGACTCCTGGCTCGCGCTGGCCACCCTTCTCGACAAGGATCCGACCGTACGGCTGGCCGTCCGCGAGCCCGGCACCTCGGGCGACGGCATGGTCGGCGCCGGGTCGATGGCCGAGACGATCTGGACCGGGCAGGGCATGGACGCCTCCGCGCAGGTGCTGTCCCGGGCGTTCAAGAAGACCCGCACGGTGCGCGGCGGCGACCTCGCGCTGCCCCGGCTGCCCGGCGAGGTCGGCCTGGTCGCCGAATACTCGCTGGTGCCACAGCTCACCAAGGTCGCCGCCGGCGGCGCGGTGCTCGCCGGCAAGGACTGGCGGGTGGCGCTGCGCTACACCTGGTTCCCGACCACCGCGGCCCTCGCCGACGACGACCGGGCCGCCGCGCTGGCCCGGCTGCTCGAGGCGCTGGGTTCGGCCGACGGCACCGAGGCGATCACCGCCGCCGGGCTGCGCGCGCCGCGTTCCGCCGAGCCCGACGAGCCGCCGCCGGGGGCCGAGGAACTCCCGACGCTGGCGAGCCGGCCGATGCCCTTCCTCGGCGCGCACCACGTCGACCACGTGCTGGCCACCTGGTATGCCGAGGACCGCCAGACCGACCTGCTCGTGGTGGTCGACGTGTCCGGCTCGATGGGTGACCCGGCACCGGGCTCGAAGCAACCGTTGATCAAGCTGGTCGCCGAGGGCTGCCAGTCGCTGGAGGGCCTGCTCCCCGACGACAGCCGGCTCGGCCTCTGGGAGTTCGGCACCCAACTCGACCCGCCGCGCGACTACCACGAGTTGCTGCCGGCGGAGTCGCTCACCCCGTCGCACCGGGACGCGACGCTCGAGGCGTGCAAGAAGCTCAACACCCATTCCAGCGGCACCGGTTTGTACGAGACGATCCTGGCCGCCTACAAGAGCGCGCAGGACAACGCCCGCAAGGACGTGCCCAACCGGGTGCTGCTGTTCACCGACGGCCGCAACGACGACAAGGGCTCGAAACTGACCCTCGACGGCCTGTCCGCCGCGCTGAAGTCGACCGCCGACGAGACGCGCCCGGTCAGCCTGAGCGTGGTCGTCTTCGGCGCGGGCGAGTCCACCAAGGAATCTTCGGCCAAGCTGGAGAAGGCCCTCGAGCCGGCGCAGGGCTACGTCGACACATTGTCGACGGCCGATGAGGTGTCGGCGGTCTTCATCCACGTCGCGGCCGGCGGCCTGCACGGCTGA
- a CDS encoding GNAT family N-acetyltransferase, translated as MTLSLRPAVADDIEAIGRLHYDSRIAAYRDFVPMAGLSALSPESLSAWWRERFAYEADTHRLTVAVDDGAAVGFSYVGPEEEFTPSTGQLYAIHLDPAAQGRGIGRALMRDALATMSGRGWRQAVLWVLDGNAHARRFYERGGWLPDGREREELMGAAPTRQLRYSRSWLGESA; from the coding sequence GTGACGCTCTCACTACGACCCGCAGTTGCCGATGACATCGAGGCCATTGGTCGCCTCCATTACGACTCGCGCATTGCCGCCTACCGCGATTTCGTGCCGATGGCCGGGCTGAGCGCCCTCTCGCCGGAGTCGCTCAGTGCCTGGTGGCGGGAACGGTTCGCCTACGAGGCCGACACCCATCGGCTGACCGTCGCCGTCGACGACGGGGCGGCGGTGGGCTTCAGCTACGTCGGTCCCGAGGAGGAGTTCACCCCTTCGACGGGCCAGCTCTACGCGATCCACCTCGACCCGGCGGCGCAGGGCCGGGGCATCGGCCGGGCGCTGATGCGCGACGCGCTCGCCACGATGAGCGGCAGGGGCTGGCGCCAGGCGGTGCTCTGGGTGCTCGACGGCAACGCGCACGCCCGGCGCTTCTACGAGCGGGGCGGCTGGCTTCCCGATGGCCGGGAGCGCGAGGAACTCATGGGTGCGGCGCCCACCCGCCAGCTGCGCTATTCGCGAAGCTGGCTGGGCGAGAGTGCGTGA
- a CDS encoding aminotransferase class V-fold PLP-dependent enzyme, translating to MSRAVPPMPPGPPVGARPDDGDEPPLLRLIREGVIGDDQVMWGPYGPRRVTYADYTASGRSLSFVEDFIRDEVLPRYANTHTESSGTGRQTTRLREDARAVIRDAVGGDDDTVVIFAGSGATGAIDKLVRILGIRIPAELDDGYDLRSLIPLEHRPVVFIGPYEHHSNELPWRETIADVVVVPEDADGHVDRAALASALASYANRTLKIGSFSAASNVTGIITDTAAISALLHEHGALACWDYAAAGPYVDIDMAGKDAIFLSPHKFVGGPGTPGVLVVRRHLLRNRVPTVPGGGTVDYVNGFMHHYMTDPAHREEGGTPAIVESIRAGLVFALKQAVGTAVIGEREERFRRIAMDTWAANPAIEVLGNPHADRLSILSFVVRRPNGRYLHHNFVVALLNDLFGIQSRGGCSCAGPYGHRLLGIDLDHSLRFEQEVMSGCAGIKPGWARVSFNYFLSEAVCRYIVEAVDLIARDGWKLLPDYRFDPYSGLWRHHRGLAEPALRLTEVTFDSGGVRWAGAVPADRAPEAALPGYLAEAQTIFDAYDGSGCAETTGDNALSPGFEGLRWFDLPAVCLSPAEPLPL from the coding sequence ATGAGCAGGGCAGTGCCGCCTATGCCGCCGGGACCTCCGGTCGGCGCAAGACCCGATGACGGGGATGAGCCGCCGCTGCTGCGCCTGATCCGCGAGGGCGTCATCGGCGATGACCAGGTGATGTGGGGTCCCTACGGGCCCCGCCGGGTGACCTACGCCGACTACACCGCGTCCGGCCGGTCGCTGAGCTTCGTCGAAGACTTCATCCGCGACGAGGTGCTTCCCCGCTACGCCAACACGCACACAGAGTCGTCCGGGACCGGGCGGCAGACCACCCGGCTGCGCGAAGACGCCCGCGCGGTGATCCGGGACGCGGTCGGCGGCGACGACGACACCGTGGTGATCTTCGCGGGCTCCGGCGCCACCGGCGCGATCGACAAGCTGGTCCGGATCCTCGGCATCCGCATCCCGGCCGAGCTCGACGACGGCTACGACCTGCGCTCACTGATCCCGCTCGAGCACCGCCCGGTGGTCTTCATCGGTCCCTACGAGCACCACTCCAACGAGCTGCCCTGGCGCGAGACGATCGCCGACGTCGTGGTCGTGCCGGAAGACGCCGACGGCCACGTCGACCGCGCGGCCCTGGCGTCAGCGCTGGCCAGCTATGCCAACCGGACACTCAAGATCGGCTCGTTCTCGGCCGCCTCCAACGTCACCGGGATCATCACCGACACCGCGGCGATCTCCGCGCTGCTCCACGAGCACGGCGCGCTGGCCTGCTGGGACTACGCCGCGGCCGGCCCCTACGTCGACATCGACATGGCCGGCAAGGACGCGATCTTCCTGTCCCCGCACAAGTTCGTCGGCGGCCCCGGCACGCCCGGCGTCCTGGTGGTCCGCCGCCACCTGCTGCGCAACCGGGTCCCGACGGTGCCCGGCGGCGGCACGGTCGACTACGTCAACGGCTTCATGCACCACTACATGACCGACCCCGCACACCGCGAGGAGGGCGGCACGCCGGCGATCGTCGAGTCGATCCGCGCCGGCCTGGTGTTCGCCCTCAAGCAGGCCGTCGGCACCGCCGTGATCGGCGAGCGCGAGGAGCGGTTCCGCCGGATCGCGATGGACACCTGGGCCGCCAACCCGGCGATCGAGGTGCTCGGCAACCCGCACGCCGACCGGCTCTCCATCCTGTCCTTCGTCGTCCGCCGCCCGAACGGCCGCTACCTGCACCACAACTTCGTCGTGGCGCTGCTCAACGACCTCTTCGGCATCCAGTCCCGGGGCGGCTGCTCGTGCGCCGGCCCCTATGGGCACCGCTTACTCGGCATCGACCTCGATCACTCCCTGCGGTTCGAGCAGGAGGTGATGTCCGGCTGCGCCGGGATCAAGCCCGGCTGGGCCCGGGTCAGCTTCAACTACTTCCTGTCCGAGGCGGTCTGCCGCTACATCGTCGAGGCCGTCGACCTGATCGCCCGCGACGGCTGGAAACTGCTGCCCGACTATCGCTTCGACCCCTATTCCGGGCTGTGGCGGCACCACCGCGGCCTCGCTGAGCCGGCGCTGCGGCTGACCGAGGTCACCTTCGACAGCGGCGGGGTGCGCTGGGCCGGGGCGGTGCCGGCCGACCGGGCGCCCGAGGCCGCGCTGCCGGGCTATCTGGCGGAGGCCCAAACGATCTTCGACGCCTACGACGGGAGCGGCTGCGCCGAGACCACCGGCGACAACGCGCTGTCACCCGGTTTCGAGGGGCTCCGCTGGTTCGACCTGCCCGCTGTCTGCCTGAGTCCCGCGGAGCCGCTTCCGCTCTGA
- a CDS encoding S1C family serine protease produces the protein MDTERTRPERDETAALDAYSRIVTTVAAQILPSVAAVSVRTGRGAGAGSAVTFTDDGFLLTSAHVVEGAQGGTATFGDGAEAGFDVVGRDALSDLAVLRVRDAGARPAPLGDADRLKIGQLVVAVGNPMGLAGSVTAGVVSGLGRSLPAREGRALRLIDDVIQTDAALNPGNSGGALVDSSGQVIGVNTAVAGYGLGLAVPINRNTRQIIGDLIKDGRVRRAWLGVAGVPVPLPPPVAERAGQRSGLRVVEVVPGSPAGVAGIYLGDILLTAGGQQVQNVQSLQRLMLGPAIGTRMSVTLLRRGAYVDVVTVPAELRT, from the coding sequence GTGGATACCGAACGGACCCGACCGGAGCGCGACGAGACCGCCGCGCTCGACGCGTACTCGCGGATCGTCACGACGGTCGCCGCGCAGATCCTGCCCAGCGTGGCCGCGGTGTCGGTGCGCACCGGCCGGGGTGCCGGCGCGGGCTCCGCCGTGACCTTCACCGACGACGGCTTTCTGCTCACCAGCGCCCACGTGGTCGAGGGCGCGCAGGGTGGCACGGCCACCTTCGGCGACGGCGCCGAGGCCGGCTTCGACGTGGTCGGCCGCGACGCCCTTTCTGACCTGGCGGTCCTGCGGGTCCGCGACGCCGGCGCCCGCCCGGCCCCGCTGGGCGACGCCGACCGACTCAAGATCGGGCAACTCGTGGTCGCGGTCGGCAACCCGATGGGGCTGGCCGGCTCGGTCACCGCCGGGGTGGTCTCCGGGCTCGGCCGGTCGCTGCCGGCCCGCGAGGGGCGCGCCCTCCGGTTGATCGACGACGTGATCCAGACCGACGCGGCGCTCAACCCGGGCAACTCCGGCGGCGCCCTGGTCGACTCGTCCGGCCAGGTGATCGGGGTCAACACCGCGGTCGCCGGCTACGGGCTCGGCCTCGCGGTGCCGATCAACCGCAACACCCGCCAGATCATCGGCGACCTGATCAAGGACGGCCGGGTACGCCGCGCCTGGCTCGGCGTCGCCGGCGTCCCGGTGCCGTTGCCGCCGCCGGTCGCCGAACGCGCCGGCCAGCGCTCCGGGCTGCGGGTGGTCGAGGTCGTGCCGGGCAGCCCAGCCGGGGTCGCCGGCATCTACCTCGGCGACATCCTGCTGACCGCGGGCGGGCAGCAGGTGCAAAACGTGCAGTCGCTGCAACGCCTGATGCTCGGCCCGGCGATCGGCACCCGCATGTCGGTGACCCTGCTGCGTCGCGGCGCCTACGTCGACGTGGTCACGGTGCCGGCCGAGCTACGAACGTGA
- a CDS encoding choice-of-anchor A family protein: MARKARWAAAAAVGAVAAAASLWVLTPASATGPVNPVEGGLGFLVLVEGNATLTGSESEGPVAVGGDLTFGGDYRIAAERGVRLGDGESPLIIGGRALLGAPPVVDATVLDAGETAADGDGVGAAAGADGGLGVLLRATDPPRESGAGARKASLAEQDALDFAGVFATFRERSQQFGTCGETATLRSSDGRELARPLREAGTKAYVSLTPNQTNVLNLSGDEFNNLSDLTFNTQPGAATPLLVNVRTSDSYEWRTANFAGISDNQAPYILMNFPDTTAITQVGADTAEGTIYAPNADFTDVNTANNEGNLVVKSYTHGTAATNGGETHDLPFNTTIQCGAAPDSTPVAAPPATGTTTEIPAVTATLDAATEPATATVRPDLGTPEPTTTEVPGVVAPPMWPTTDPAPLDSNLPWAWMTEQPPSAPATDLPIFDQTDAPGADPTNAPAVDPSGAAVAEEPPADGDPAAELPGDDDTIQFWPTTPSASPSVTLSAVASASSEPAVVANYGPLPGQGGAGPGELVSSRPPTSRLLIAALSILVVSGTLLLLGRRRRRRHLAAH, from the coding sequence ATGGCCAGGAAAGCGAGATGGGCGGCCGCGGCGGCGGTGGGAGCCGTCGCCGCTGCCGCGTCGCTGTGGGTGTTGACGCCGGCGTCGGCGACCGGGCCGGTCAATCCGGTCGAGGGCGGGCTCGGCTTCCTCGTGCTCGTCGAGGGCAACGCGACGCTGACCGGCTCCGAGAGCGAAGGCCCGGTCGCGGTCGGCGGTGACCTGACCTTCGGTGGCGACTACCGGATCGCGGCCGAACGCGGCGTACGCCTCGGCGACGGCGAGAGCCCGCTGATCATCGGCGGCCGGGCGCTGCTCGGCGCACCTCCGGTGGTCGACGCCACGGTGCTCGACGCCGGCGAAACCGCGGCGGACGGCGACGGGGTCGGAGCCGCGGCCGGTGCGGACGGGGGACTGGGCGTGCTGCTCCGGGCCACCGATCCGCCGCGCGAATCCGGTGCCGGCGCCCGCAAGGCCAGCCTCGCCGAGCAGGACGCGCTCGACTTCGCCGGCGTGTTCGCCACCTTCCGCGAGCGGTCGCAGCAGTTCGGGACCTGCGGCGAGACGGCGACGTTGCGCAGCTCCGACGGCCGGGAGTTGGCCCGGCCCCTGCGGGAGGCCGGAACCAAGGCCTACGTCTCGCTGACGCCCAACCAGACCAACGTGCTCAACCTGAGCGGCGACGAGTTCAACAACCTGTCCGACCTGACCTTCAACACGCAGCCCGGCGCCGCGACGCCGCTGCTGGTCAACGTGCGGACCAGCGACTCCTACGAGTGGCGGACCGCCAACTTCGCCGGGATCAGCGACAACCAGGCGCCGTACATCCTGATGAACTTCCCGGACACCACCGCGATCACGCAGGTCGGTGCCGACACCGCCGAGGGCACGATCTACGCCCCGAACGCGGACTTCACCGACGTCAACACCGCCAACAACGAGGGGAACCTGGTCGTGAAGAGCTACACGCACGGCACCGCGGCCACCAACGGCGGTGAGACACACGACCTGCCGTTCAACACGACGATCCAATGTGGCGCGGCACCGGACAGCACCCCGGTCGCGGCGCCACCGGCGACCGGCACGACGACCGAGATCCCGGCCGTGACCGCGACCCTGGACGCCGCCACCGAGCCGGCGACGGCGACCGTGCGGCCCGACCTGGGCACGCCGGAGCCGACGACTACCGAGGTGCCCGGCGTGGTCGCACCCCCGATGTGGCCGACGACCGACCCGGCCCCGCTCGACTCCAACCTGCCCTGGGCCTGGATGACCGAGCAGCCGCCGTCGGCGCCGGCAACCGACCTACCGATCTTCGACCAGACCGACGCGCCGGGTGCTGATCCGACCAACGCGCCGGCCGTCGACCCGAGTGGCGCCGCGGTCGCGGAGGAGCCGCCGGCCGACGGGGATCCAGCGGCCGAACTGCCCGGCGACGACGACACGATCCAGTTCTGGCCCACGACACCGTCGGCGAGCCCGTCGGTGACGCTGTCGGCCGTCGCGTCGGCCAGCAGCGAGCCCGCGGTCGTCGCCAACTACGGCCCGCTGCCCGGCCAGGGTGGTGCCGGCCCCGGTGAGCTGGTCTCCAGCCGGCCGCCGACCTCCCGACTGCTGATCGCGGCGCTGTCCATCCTGGTCGTCAGCGGCACGTTGCTGCTGCTCGGCCGCCGGCGCCGCCGCCGCCACCTGGCCGCGCACTGA
- a CDS encoding cystathionine beta-synthase: MRYYDNVVDLIGNTPLVRLRNVATGIDATVLAKVEYFNPGGSVKDRIALRMVEAAEKSGLLQAGGTIVEPTSGNTGVGLALVAQLKGYRCVFICPDKVSEDKRNVLRAYGAEVVVCPTAVAPEDPRSYYSVSDRLSREIPGAWKPNQYANPENPRSHYETTGPEIWEQTGGRITHFVAGVGTGGTISGVGRYLKEQSGGGVKVIGADPEGSVYSGGTGRPYLVEGVGEDFWPETYDREICDEIVEVSDKTSFDITRRLAREEGLLVGGSCGMAVAAALEVAHRAGPDDVIVVLLPDGGRGYLSKIFNDDWMARYGFLSTGGEEPTVRDVLAGKSGQMPELVHVHPTDPVREAIDRMREYGVSQVPVLKAEPPVVTGEVAGSIVEKELLDALFTGQAHLHDMVEKHMHSPLPMIGGGQPVSEAVALLEKSDAALVLIDGKPKGVITRQDLLAHLGSR, encoded by the coding sequence GTGCGCTACTACGACAACGTCGTCGACCTCATCGGTAACACGCCGCTCGTCCGGCTGCGCAACGTCGCCACCGGCATCGACGCGACGGTGCTGGCCAAGGTCGAATATTTCAACCCCGGTGGCTCGGTCAAGGACCGCATCGCGCTGCGGATGGTCGAGGCGGCCGAGAAGTCCGGCCTGCTTCAGGCCGGCGGCACGATCGTCGAGCCGACGAGCGGCAACACCGGGGTCGGGCTGGCGCTGGTGGCCCAGCTCAAGGGCTACCGCTGTGTCTTCATCTGCCCTGACAAGGTCAGCGAGGACAAGCGCAACGTGCTGCGTGCCTACGGCGCCGAGGTGGTGGTCTGCCCGACCGCCGTCGCGCCCGAGGACCCGCGTTCCTACTACAGCGTGTCGGACCGGCTCAGCCGCGAGATCCCCGGCGCCTGGAAGCCCAACCAGTACGCCAACCCGGAGAACCCGCGCTCGCACTACGAGACGACGGGCCCGGAGATCTGGGAGCAGACCGGCGGCCGGATCACCCACTTCGTCGCGGGCGTCGGCACCGGCGGCACGATCTCCGGCGTCGGCCGCTACCTCAAGGAGCAGTCCGGCGGCGGGGTCAAGGTGATCGGCGCCGACCCGGAGGGCTCCGTCTACTCCGGTGGCACCGGCCGGCCCTACCTGGTCGAGGGTGTCGGTGAAGACTTCTGGCCCGAGACCTACGACCGCGAGATCTGCGACGAGATCGTGGAGGTCTCCGACAAGACCTCGTTCGACATCACCCGGCGGCTGGCCCGCGAAGAGGGCCTGCTGGTCGGCGGATCGTGCGGGATGGCGGTCGCCGCCGCGCTCGAGGTGGCGCACCGCGCCGGCCCCGACGACGTGATCGTCGTGCTGCTGCCCGACGGCGGCCGCGGCTACCTGTCGAAGATCTTCAACGACGACTGGATGGCCCGCTACGGCTTCCTGTCGACCGGCGGCGAGGAGCCGACGGTGCGCGACGTGCTCGCCGGCAAGAGCGGTCAGATGCCCGAACTCGTCCACGTGCACCCGACCGATCCGGTCCGCGAGGCGATCGACCGGATGCGGGAGTACGGGGTGTCGCAGGTGCCCGTCCTCAAGGCGGAGCCGCCCGTGGTGACCGGCGAGGTCGCCGGCTCCATCGTGGAGAAGGAACTGCTCGACGCGCTGTTCACCGGTCAGGCACACCTGCACGACATGGTGGAGAAGCACATGCACTCGCCGTTGCCGATGATCGGCGGCGGCCAGCCGGTCAGCGAGGCGGTCGCGCTGCTCGAGAAGTCCGACGCGGCGCTGGTGCTGATCGACGGCAAGCCCAAGGGCGTGATCACCAGGCAAGACCTGCTGGCGCACCTCGGTTCGCGATGA
- a CDS encoding YkvA family protein, protein MARTLKRTAAFVALGRALTAGARGGPGLGARLGALPRMIKASASGEYDGGMRLALMTAATIYVVSPLDFVPEMFLAVFGLVDDLVMVTWLAGSVLAETDRFLAWEAKRRATIPGTVLS, encoded by the coding sequence ATGGCGAGAACCTTGAAACGCACCGCGGCATTCGTCGCACTGGGCCGGGCGTTGACCGCCGGTGCCCGGGGCGGCCCGGGTCTCGGCGCGCGGCTGGGTGCCCTGCCTCGAATGATCAAGGCATCGGCCAGCGGTGAGTACGACGGTGGCATGCGACTGGCCCTGATGACCGCCGCGACGATCTACGTGGTTTCGCCGCTGGACTTCGTACCCGAAATGTTCCTGGCGGTCTTTGGGCTGGTCGACGACCTGGTGATGGTGACCTGGCTGGCCGGCAGCGTGCTGGCCGAAACCGACCGGTTCCTGGCCTGGGAGGCCAAGCGGAGGGCGACAATACCCGGCACCGTGCTGTCCTGA